The genomic region CGCGGATCGTGGACTTCGTGCACGACCAGGGCGCCACCGCGGGCATCCAGCTCGCCCACGCGGGCCGCAAGGCCTCGACGTACTCCGGCTTCACCGGTGAGCGCGGCGCGGTCCCCGAGGCCGAGGGCGGGTGGCGACCCGTCGGCCCGTCCGCCGCGCCGTACCCCGGCCTGCACGAGCACCCCGAGCCCCTCGACGCCGCCGGCATCGCCCGCGTCGTGAGCGCCTTCGGCGACGCCGCCGAGCGCGCCGTCGCCGCGGGCTTCGACGTGCTCGAGGTGCACGCCGCGCACGGCTACCTGCTGCACGAGTTCCTCTCCCCGCTGTCGAACCTGCGCGAGGACGAGTACGGCGGCTCCTTCGACAACCGCGTCCGCCTCCTGCTCGAGGTGGTCCGCGAGATCCGCGGCCGGGTCGCCGCCGGGGTACCGGTGCTGGTGCGCCTCTCGGCCACCGAGTGGCTCGACGACGGCTGGAGCATCGAGGACAGCGTGCGCCTGGCCGGCGTGCTGCGGGAGGAGGGCGTCGACCTCGTCGACACCTCCACCGGCGGCAACGCGCCGGCCGAGATCCCGGTCGGGCCGGGCTACCAGGTGCCGTTCGCGCGCCGGATCCGCGCGGAGGCGCAGATCCCGACCGGCGCAGTCGGGCTGATCACCGACGCCAAGCAGGCCGAGGACATCCTGGCCGACGGCTCCGCCGACGTGGTCCTGCTCGGTCGCGAGCTGCTGCGCGACCCGCACTGGCCGCTCCAGGCCGCCCGTGAGCTCGGCGAGCCCGGCGACGCCCTGTGGCCGGCGCAGTACCGCCGCGCCGCCCGCTAGTCAGTACGCCGGGGCTCAGCCGATCCGGTCGATGATCAGCGGCGAGGGCTGGTACGCCGAGGCGTCGGGCGCCACGTCGTACCCGCCCTCCAGCGAGGCCAGCGCCCGGTCGAAGCGCTCGGGGGTGTCGGTGAGCAGGGTGAGCAGCGGCTGACCCTCGGTGACCTCGTCACCGGGGCGGGCGTGCCACACGACGCCGGCACCGGCCTGCACCGGGTCCTCCTTGCGGGCCCGGCCGGCGCCCAGGCGCCACGCGGCGAGCCCGACCGACATCGCGTCGAGGCGGGTCAGCACCCCGGTGGCGGGCGCGGTGACGACGTGCGACTCCTTCGCCACCGGCATCGGGGCGTCGGGGTCGCCGTCCTGGGCGCGGATCATCTCGCGCCACACGTCCATCGCCTTGCCGGAGGCGAGCACCTCGGCGGGGTCCACGTCGGTGACACCGGCGCCGGCAAGCATCTCGCGGGCCAGGGCGAGGGTCAGCTCGACCACGTCGGCCGGTCCCCCGCCGGCGAGCACCTCGACCGACTCGGCGACCTCGATCGCGTTGCCGGCGGTGTAGCCCAGCGGCGTGGACATGTCGGTGAGCAGCGCGACCGTGCGGACGCCGGCGTCGGTGCCGAGCGCGACCATGGTCTCGGCGAGCTCGCGGGCCTTCGCCAGGTCCTTCATGAACGCGCCCGTGCCGACCTTGACGTCGAGGACCAGCGCGCCGGTGCCCTCGGCGATCTTCTTGCTCATGATCGAGGAGGCGATCAGCGGGATCGCCTCGACGGTGCCGGTCACGTCGCGCAGCGCGTAGAGCTTCTTGTCCGCCGGGGCGAGCCCGTCGCCGGCGGCGCAGATGACCGCGCCGATCGACTCCAGCTGGGCGAGCATCTCCTCGTTCGACAGCAGCGCGCGCCATCCCGGGATCGCCTCGAGCTTGTCGAGGGTGCCGCCGGTGTGGCCCAGGCCCCGCCCGGAGAGCTGCGGTACGGCGACGCCGCAGGCGGCCACCAGCGGTGCCAGCGGCAGCGTGATCTTGTCGCCGACGCCTCCGGTGGAGTGCTTGTCGGCGGTCGGTCGCGACAGCGTCGAGAAGTCCATCCGCTCCCCCGAGGCGATCATCGCCGCGGTCCAGCGGGAGATCTCGCGCCGGTCCATGCCGTTGAGCAGGATCGCCATCGCCAGCGCCGACATCTGCTCGTCGGCGACCGCGCCTCGGGTGTAGGCGTCGACCACCCAGTCGATCTGGCTGTCGGTGAGCGCGGTGGCGTCGCGCTTGGCGGAGATGACCTCGATGGCGTCGTGACCGGACATGCCACCGACCCTACGCGCCGGTAGCCGGACCCCTGTCGCCCAGGGCGTCGGGCCCGAAGGCGTCCGGGAGCACCTCGGCCATCGTCCGCACGCCCACGACCGTCCACACCAGCAGGTCGTTCCCGCCGTGCTCGAAGAGCAGCTGGCGGCAGCGACCGCACGGCATGATCACCTGCCCGGCGTCGTCCACGCAGACGAAGTGGGTCAGTCGCCCGCCTCCCCCGGCCACCAGCGAGGAGACCAGGCCGCACTCGGCGCACAGCGTCACGCCGTACCCGGCGTTCTCGACGTTGCACCCGACCACGACCCGACCGTCGTCGACCAGCGCCGCGGCGCCCACCGCGTAGCGGCTGTACGGCGCGTACGCGCGCCCCGCGATCTCGGCGGCGGCCGCCCGCAGGCGCGGCCAGGGCTCCGCGGAGGTGTCGGACGGACTGACAGCTGGGATCTGGGGCATCTCGGTCTCCTCTCCCACGGGCCGCCCGCGGGAGGAACAGCGTCCCCGACCCGGCCCGACGGGGCAATCCACGCCACATCCGGGCGGTTCTAAACCCCGCAAAGGTTCCAACTCGATAACCGTTTGGCCCGAGGCGCCCCGACTGCTCACGGTGCCGGCTGACAGCGACTACGGTGCGTGCGTTGCCCCCGCTGGTGGGGGCCACCTTGATCTGGAGGCAGATGTGAAGAAGTTGAGGAAGGCCGTCATCGGCAGCGTCGCGGTCCTGGCGACGTCCGGCGCGCTCGTCGCATGCGGTGAGGCACCGGAGGAGGACAACAACGAGTCCGGCAACCAGGCCAGCGACTTCCTCCCCTGCATCGTGTCCGACCAGGGCGGCTTCGACGACAAGTCGTTCAACCAGCTCGGCTACGAGGGCGTCAAGCGCGCCGCCGACGAGCTCGGCACCGACTTCATCGACGTCGAGTCCAACAGCCCCACCGACTTCGGCCCCAACCTCGAGAGCCTCGTCTCCGAGGGCTGCGACGCCATCGTGTCGGTCGGGTTCGCGCTCTCCGCCGCGACCATCGAGTCCGCCAAGGCCAACCCGGACATCGACTACATCCTGATCGACGACCCGGCGGACGCCGACTTCGACGGCACCACCGACGCGGACAACATCAAGCCGCTTCTGTACGACACCTCGCAGGCCGCGTTCCTCGCGGGCTACGCCGCCGCCGACACCTCCAAGACCGGCGTCGTGGGCACCTACGGCGGCGAGCCGTTCCCGACCGTGACCATCTTCATGGACGGCTTCAAGCAGGGCGTCGAGTACTACAACAAGCAGAAGAACGCCGACGTCAAGGTCGTCGGCTGGGACGGCAAGACCGGCAGCTTCACCGGCAGCTTCGAGTCCGACGGCAAGGACACCAACACCGCCAAGCAGCTGCTGGACCAGAACGTCGACGTCATCCTGCCCGTCGGCGGTCCGATCTACGAGGGCGCGATCACCGCGATCCAGGACTCGGGCGACGACGTGGCGCTGGTCGGCACCGACTCCGACATCGTCGAGAAGGACCCGAAGACGGCCGACCTCGCGCTGACCTCGATCCAGAAGGCGATGGACCTGTCGACCTACCAGGCGATCATGGACGCCGCCGAGGGCAAGTTCGACAACACGCCGTACATCGGCACCCTCGAGAACGACGGCGTCAGCATCGCGGACTTCCACAACTGGGAGTCCAAGGTGTCCGACACCCTCGCCGATGAGCTCGACGAGATCCGCGCCGGGATCCAGGACGGCTCCATCAAGGTGAAGTCCTACCTGCAGTGACCTGATCAGGGGGGGAGGCCGACCGCGAGGTCGACCTCCCCCCTGTTCCCTGTTCAATGGACACCCTGTGCACGTGTCCTTGTCCTCGGCGGTCGCGATCGCCACCGTCTCGACGTGTCCTCCCTAGGATCGATCCATGCAACTCGCCCTGCGCAACGTGACCAAGCGCTTCGGCAGCCTGGTCGCCAACGACCGGATCTCACTCACCGTGGACTCAGGCGAGATCCACTGCCTGCTCGGTGAGAACGGCGCTGGCAAGTCCACCCTGATGAATGTCCTCTACGGCCTCTACCAGGCCGA from Nocardioides sp. dk884 harbors:
- a CDS encoding NADH:flavin oxidoreductase/NADH oxidase codes for the protein MSQLFTPITLRDVTIRNRVWVAPMCQYSAVDGLPNDWHLVHLGSFARGGAGLVISEATAVVPEGRISPDDTGLWNDEQQAAWARIVDFVHDQGATAGIQLAHAGRKASTYSGFTGERGAVPEAEGGWRPVGPSAAPYPGLHEHPEPLDAAGIARVVSAFGDAAERAVAAGFDVLEVHAAHGYLLHEFLSPLSNLREDEYGGSFDNRVRLLLEVVREIRGRVAAGVPVLVRLSATEWLDDGWSIEDSVRLAGVLREEGVDLVDTSTGGNAPAEIPVGPGYQVPFARRIRAEAQIPTGAVGLITDAKQAEDILADGSADVVLLGRELLRDPHWPLQAARELGEPGDALWPAQYRRAAR
- a CDS encoding thymidine phosphorylase; translation: MSGHDAIEVISAKRDATALTDSQIDWVVDAYTRGAVADEQMSALAMAILLNGMDRREISRWTAAMIASGERMDFSTLSRPTADKHSTGGVGDKITLPLAPLVAACGVAVPQLSGRGLGHTGGTLDKLEAIPGWRALLSNEEMLAQLESIGAVICAAGDGLAPADKKLYALRDVTGTVEAIPLIASSIMSKKIAEGTGALVLDVKVGTGAFMKDLAKARELAETMVALGTDAGVRTVALLTDMSTPLGYTAGNAIEVAESVEVLAGGGPADVVELTLALAREMLAGAGVTDVDPAEVLASGKAMDVWREMIRAQDGDPDAPMPVAKESHVVTAPATGVLTRLDAMSVGLAAWRLGAGRARKEDPVQAGAGVVWHARPGDEVTEGQPLLTLLTDTPERFDRALASLEGGYDVAPDASAYQPSPLIIDRIG
- a CDS encoding cytidine deaminase; its protein translation is MPQIPAVSPSDTSAEPWPRLRAAAAEIAGRAYAPYSRYAVGAAALVDDGRVVVGCNVENAGYGVTLCAECGLVSSLVAGGGGRLTHFVCVDDAGQVIMPCGRCRQLLFEHGGNDLLVWTVVGVRTMAEVLPDAFGPDALGDRGPATGA
- a CDS encoding BMP family lipoprotein, which translates into the protein MKKLRKAVIGSVAVLATSGALVACGEAPEEDNNESGNQASDFLPCIVSDQGGFDDKSFNQLGYEGVKRAADELGTDFIDVESNSPTDFGPNLESLVSEGCDAIVSVGFALSAATIESAKANPDIDYILIDDPADADFDGTTDADNIKPLLYDTSQAAFLAGYAAADTSKTGVVGTYGGEPFPTVTIFMDGFKQGVEYYNKQKNADVKVVGWDGKTGSFTGSFESDGKDTNTAKQLLDQNVDVILPVGGPIYEGAITAIQDSGDDVALVGTDSDIVEKDPKTADLALTSIQKAMDLSTYQAIMDAAEGKFDNTPYIGTLENDGVSIADFHNWESKVSDTLADELDEIRAGIQDGSIKVKSYLQ